In Aquimarina sp. TRL1, a single window of DNA contains:
- a CDS encoding 3-oxoacyl-ACP synthase III family protein, which translates to MVASKISQLAYYLPTATLSNEELQKEFPELDIDKTESKLGIKKRHISAQNETALDLAVKASENVLSNFDKEAIDFVILCTQSPDYFLPTSACILQDRLQLKKDIGALDYNLGCSGFVYGLAMAKGLIKGNIASNVLLVTAETYSKYLHKRDRGNRSIFGDGATATIISSSDKEQIMDFVLGTDGGGKDKLIVHNGAMRNCTEFAAEEVIDKSGNITSRNHLMMNGPDIFNFTIKNIPQAVSQCLSKNNITLEDIDFVIFHQANKYILEYLRKKTKIPESKFYINLENTGNTVSCTIPIAIQDCLNSKKIKAGDKVMLVGFGVGLSWAMTVVEI; encoded by the coding sequence ATGGTAGCATCGAAAATATCCCAATTAGCTTATTACTTACCAACAGCAACCCTTAGCAATGAAGAATTACAAAAAGAATTCCCGGAACTGGATATAGATAAAACAGAATCCAAATTAGGAATAAAGAAAAGGCATATCAGTGCTCAGAATGAAACAGCTTTAGATCTGGCAGTCAAGGCTTCGGAGAATGTGTTGAGTAACTTTGATAAAGAAGCCATAGATTTTGTGATTTTATGTACGCAAAGTCCTGATTATTTTTTACCTACCTCCGCCTGTATTCTTCAGGATAGATTACAGCTAAAAAAAGATATTGGTGCGTTGGATTATAATTTGGGATGCTCCGGTTTTGTGTACGGATTAGCCATGGCAAAAGGATTGATCAAAGGAAATATAGCTTCGAATGTATTACTAGTTACCGCAGAAACCTATTCTAAGTATTTGCACAAAAGGGATAGAGGAAATCGCTCTATATTTGGTGATGGTGCTACTGCGACCATCATATCTTCCTCAGATAAAGAACAGATTATGGATTTTGTTCTGGGAACAGATGGAGGAGGAAAAGATAAGCTAATAGTGCATAATGGAGCCATGAGGAATTGTACGGAATTTGCAGCAGAAGAAGTGATCGACAAGTCTGGAAATATTACTTCCAGAAACCACCTGATGATGAATGGACCTGATATTTTTAATTTTACAATTAAGAATATCCCGCAGGCAGTTTCCCAATGTTTGTCCAAAAATAACATTACGCTGGAAGATATAGACTTTGTTATTTTTCATCAGGCAAATAAATATATTCTGGAATATCTGAGAAAAAAAACAAAGATTCCCGAAAGTAAATTTTATATCAACCTAGAAAATACAGGGAATACAGTTTCATGTACCATACCTATCGCAATACAGGATTGTCTGAACAGTAAGAAAATAAAAGCAGGAGATAAAGTCATGCTTGTAGGTTTTGGAGTTGGACTTTCCTGGGCAATGACTGTAGTAGAGATATAG